From Lepus europaeus isolate LE1 chromosome 3, mLepTim1.pri, whole genome shotgun sequence, a single genomic window includes:
- the SCML4 gene encoding sex comb on midleg-like protein 4: MSRYGPDAASSPCSHRGSLPPSSLLYCKKQNSGDGHLAGGPATPASGPHTSPVPSGGPSAPAWRPPASSLRRNGTFMEGNRCARSPSPDGQDTRQPRSRNPSTWTVEDVVWFVKDADPQALGPHVELFRKHEIDGNALLLLRSDMIMKYLGLKLGPALKLCYHIDRLKQAKF; this comes from the exons ATGAGCCGCTACGGCCCAGACGCCGCCAGCtccccctgcagccacaggggctCCTTGCCGCCCTCCTCCTTGCTCTACTGCAAGAAGCAGAACTCCGGAGACGGCCACCTCGCGggaggccctgccacccctgccagTGGGCCCCACACCAGCCCTGTGCCCTCGGGAGGCCCCTCGGCACCTGCATGGAggcccccagcctccagcctcagGAGAAACGGGACGTTCATGGAAGGAAACAGATGTG CCCGGAGCCCCTCTCCAGACGGACAGGACACCAGGCAGCCACGGAGCAGGAACCCGTCCACCTGGACCGTGGAGGACGTGGTCTGGTTTGTGAAAGATGCTGACCCACAGGCTCTGGGGCCGCACGTGGAGCTCTTCAGGAAGCAT GAGATTGACGGCAATGCTCTCCTGCTTCTGAGGAGTGACATGATCATGAAGTACCTGGGCCTGAAGCTGGGGCCCGCCCTGAAACTCTGCTACCACATCGACAGGCTGAAGCAAGCCAAgttctga